One genomic window of Vibrio mangrovi includes the following:
- the pdxJ gene encoding pyridoxine 5'-phosphate synthase, protein MSAILLGVNIDHIATLRNARGTKYPDPVHAAEVAERAGADGITIHLREDRRHILDRDVKILRDTLQTRMNLEMAVTDEMVEIALEVRPDFVCLVPEKREELTTEGGLDVLGQLDKVKAATQKLTEAGIKVSLFIDADKEQIDASKACGAPYIELHTGHYADAETMTAQQDELKKIAAAASYASDIGLMVNAGHGLTYHNVAAIASMPEIHELNIGHSIIGRAVFDGLAKAVADMKSAMIEARR, encoded by the coding sequence ATGAGCGCAATTCTTTTAGGCGTTAATATCGATCATATTGCAACACTACGGAATGCACGTGGCACTAAATACCCGGATCCGGTTCATGCAGCTGAAGTCGCTGAACGTGCCGGTGCAGATGGCATTACAATTCATTTGAGAGAAGATCGCCGTCATATTCTGGATCGCGATGTGAAAATTCTGCGGGATACTCTGCAAACCCGCATGAATCTGGAAATGGCTGTTACAGACGAAATGGTTGAGATTGCTTTAGAGGTTCGTCCGGATTTTGTTTGTCTGGTTCCTGAAAAACGTGAGGAATTAACAACCGAAGGCGGACTGGATGTTCTGGGACAGTTAGACAAAGTTAAAGCGGCCACGCAAAAGTTAACGGAAGCTGGTATCAAGGTGTCACTCTTTATTGATGCCGATAAAGAACAAATTGATGCTTCGAAGGCGTGTGGCGCACCTTATATTGAGCTGCATACCGGTCATTATGCCGATGCTGAAACGATGACAGCCCAGCAGGATGAACTGAAGAAAATTGCCGCAGCCGCCAGTTATGCCAGTGATATCGGCTTAATGGTCAATGCTGGTCATGGGCTGACCTATCACAATGTTGCGGCCATCGCCTCTATGCCGGAGATTCATGAATTGAATATCGGCCATTCTATTATCGGTCGGGCTGTGTTTGATGGGCTTGCTAAGGCTGTTGCTGATATGAAGTCTGCGATGATTGAGGCAAGACGTTAA
- a CDS encoding CTP synthase has product MTTKYIFVTGGVVSSLGKGIAAASLAAILEARGLKVTIMKLDPYINVDPGTMSPIQHGEVFVTEDGAETDLDLGHYERFIRTKMTKRNNFTAGRVYADVLRKERRGDYLGATIQVIPHITNSIKDRIIAGAEGHEVAIVEIGGTVGDIESLPFMEAIRQLAVEIGRENAMFMHLTLVPYLAAAGEVKTKPTQHSVKELLSIGIQPDILVCRSDRMIPANERKKIALFCNVAEKAVISMKDVDSIYKIPQLIKSQGLDDLVCSRFGIQAPEADLSEWEQVIYEEANPTSEVVIGMVGKYTELPDAYKSVNEALKHAGLKNRLSVQIKYVDSQDLETKGVEMLNGLDAILVPGGFGDRGVEGKILAAQYARENKIPYLGICLGMQVALIEYARHVAGMEGAHSTEFNQSTQYPVVGLITEWVDTDGNVEERSEKSDLGGTMRLGAQLCHLEEGSKAYELYGSKTIYERHRHRYEVNNVLRPQIEAAGLKVSGLSADKKLVEIIENPDHPWFVASQFHPEFTSTPRDGHPLFTGFVKAAGEYQRQTIEK; this is encoded by the coding sequence ATGACGACAAAGTATATTTTTGTGACTGGCGGGGTTGTATCCTCTCTAGGTAAAGGCATTGCAGCAGCATCTCTTGCAGCGATTTTAGAAGCGCGTGGTCTGAAAGTGACCATCATGAAGCTTGATCCGTATATCAACGTGGATCCTGGCACCATGAGTCCGATTCAGCACGGTGAGGTTTTCGTCACAGAAGACGGAGCCGAAACCGATTTGGATTTGGGGCATTATGAGCGCTTTATTCGTACCAAGATGACCAAGCGGAACAATTTTACCGCAGGTCGCGTGTATGCCGATGTTTTGCGTAAAGAGCGTCGTGGTGACTATCTTGGTGCAACCATTCAGGTTATTCCACATATTACTAATTCCATTAAAGATCGCATTATTGCCGGTGCTGAAGGGCACGAGGTTGCTATCGTTGAAATCGGTGGCACCGTTGGTGATATTGAGTCTCTACCGTTTATGGAAGCGATTCGTCAGCTTGCTGTTGAGATCGGCCGTGAAAATGCAATGTTCATGCATTTAACACTGGTGCCTTATCTGGCTGCTGCCGGTGAAGTGAAAACCAAACCAACCCAGCATTCGGTGAAAGAGCTGCTTTCTATCGGTATCCAGCCTGATATTCTGGTCTGTCGTTCTGATCGTATGATTCCTGCCAATGAGCGGAAGAAAATTGCTCTGTTCTGTAACGTTGCAGAAAAAGCAGTGATTTCAATGAAAGATGTCGATTCGATTTATAAGATTCCTCAACTGATTAAGTCTCAGGGACTGGATGATTTGGTTTGTTCCCGCTTTGGTATTCAGGCTCCGGAAGCCGATCTGTCCGAATGGGAACAGGTTATTTATGAAGAAGCGAATCCGACCAGCGAAGTTGTGATCGGGATGGTTGGGAAATATACCGAGCTGCCTGATGCTTATAAATCAGTTAATGAAGCTTTAAAACACGCCGGTCTGAAAAATCGCTTGAGTGTTCAGATTAAGTACGTTGACTCTCAGGATCTGGAAACCAAAGGTGTCGAGATGCTCAATGGACTGGACGCAATTCTGGTTCCGGGTGGCTTTGGCGACCGTGGCGTTGAAGGAAAAATCCTGGCTGCTCAGTATGCGCGTGAAAATAAAATTCCTTATCTGGGAATCTGTCTGGGAATGCAGGTTGCACTCATCGAATATGCTCGTCACGTAGCAGGGATGGAAGGTGCCCATTCGACAGAATTTAATCAATCAACTCAATATCCGGTTGTTGGCCTGATTACTGAGTGGGTTGATACTGATGGTAACGTTGAAGAGCGTTCCGAAAAATCAGATCTGGGTGGCACGATGCGTTTAGGCGCACAATTGTGCCATCTTGAAGAAGGGAGTAAAGCTTATGAGTTGTATGGCAGTAAGACAATTTATGAGCGCCATCGTCACCGTTATGAAGTAAATAATGTGCTTCGTCCTCAGATTGAGGCGGCGGGATTGAAAGTTTCTGGTTTATCTGCGGATAAGAAACTGGTTGAGATTATTGAGAACCCGGATCATCCATGGTTTGTCGCATCTCAGTTCCATCCTGAATTTACTTCAACACCTCGTGATGGACACCCTCTGTTTACCGGGTTTGTGAAAGCCGCTGGTGAGTACCAGCGTCAAACTATCGAGAAGTAA
- the rlmD gene encoding 23S rRNA (uracil(1939)-C(5))-methyltransferase RlmD — MARFFQPKKQHSVNKKHQSVQVVRMDHHGDGIAYLEGKPVFIEGALPEEQALIQLTENKSKYARAKLIQIQQSSSERTTPFCPHYHLCGGCNLQHLNHREQLRYKQESLSQLVSKFAGQTVSLAPLVSDVDLGYRRRARFSLKWEAKKNRLAFGFRQKQSKHIVDIEHCAVLDPSLNCLLPQLRELFRAISQPEKLGHLELIAADNGIVMLLRILGRLKEQDQKQLQTFAQQQALSLYVMDDTEHPLLVCGHEPVYRETGIEIAFQPHHFIQVNQHINQKMVQQALSWLELSDVDRVLDLFCGVGNFSLPMAQQVKSLVGVEGIEEMVEQARMNAVRNQISNSAFYQANLEVALTESEWAKEKFDKILLDPARAGAKGIVDLLADFGARRVVYVSCDPATLARDSQRLLQQGYRLEKLGMLDMFPHTSHLESMALFVKE; from the coding sequence ATGGCTCGTTTTTTCCAACCTAAAAAGCAACACTCAGTCAATAAGAAGCATCAGTCGGTTCAGGTGGTACGAATGGATCATCACGGCGACGGGATCGCTTATCTGGAAGGAAAGCCGGTTTTTATCGAAGGGGCTTTACCGGAAGAGCAGGCTCTGATTCAACTGACAGAAAATAAGAGTAAGTATGCCCGTGCGAAACTGATTCAGATACAGCAAAGTAGTTCTGAGCGTACGACTCCGTTTTGCCCTCATTATCATCTCTGTGGTGGTTGTAATTTACAGCATCTCAATCATCGGGAGCAGCTGCGCTATAAGCAAGAATCTTTATCTCAGCTGGTCAGTAAGTTTGCCGGTCAGACAGTATCACTGGCTCCACTCGTTTCTGATGTTGATTTAGGTTACCGTCGCCGGGCCCGTTTCAGTTTGAAATGGGAAGCGAAGAAAAACCGATTGGCATTCGGTTTCCGGCAAAAACAGAGTAAGCATATTGTGGATATTGAGCATTGTGCTGTTTTAGATCCCAGCCTGAATTGCTTGCTTCCTCAGTTACGAGAGTTGTTCAGAGCCATTTCACAACCAGAAAAACTGGGGCATCTGGAGTTAATTGCTGCAGATAATGGCATTGTTATGCTATTGCGCATTTTAGGCCGGCTTAAAGAGCAGGATCAGAAGCAGTTACAGACTTTCGCCCAGCAGCAGGCACTTTCCCTGTATGTGATGGACGATACAGAGCATCCTCTGCTTGTGTGTGGTCATGAGCCGGTTTATCGCGAAACCGGGATTGAAATTGCTTTCCAGCCCCACCATTTCATACAGGTCAACCAGCATATCAACCAGAAAATGGTTCAGCAGGCGTTATCGTGGCTCGAACTCAGTGATGTAGATCGTGTGCTAGATTTATTTTGTGGTGTGGGTAACTTTAGTTTACCGATGGCGCAACAAGTGAAGTCGCTTGTCGGCGTCGAAGGCATTGAAGAAATGGTGGAGCAGGCTCGGATGAATGCAGTGCGAAATCAGATTTCGAATAGTGCTTTTTATCAGGCAAACCTTGAAGTCGCTCTGACTGAAAGCGAGTGGGCAAAGGAAAAATTTGATAAGATATTGTTGGATCCGGCCAGAGCCGGAGCCAAAGGAATTGTCGATTTGCTAGCTGATTTTGGTGCCCGACGGGTTGTTTATGTGTCATGTGACCCTGCAACTCTGGCAAGAGATAGCCAGCGTTTATTGCAACAGGGATATCGGCTGGAAAAACTGGGGATGCTTGATATGTTTCCTCATACCAGCCATCTGGAATCGATGGCTCTGTTTGTGAAAGAATGA
- the mazG gene encoding nucleoside triphosphate pyrophosphohydrolase, producing MSHPIEQLKQIMAQLRDPESGCPWDKKQTFESIVPHTVEETYEVVDAIYAQDWENLKEELGDFVFQAIFYSQLAQEQSLFDFDDVIRCVNEKLIRRHPHVFSDQVFHDEAAIHANWDKIKSEEKAEVGQSCNSILDGVPQSLPALSRAYKVQVKCAKHGFDWDTLEPVVEKVREELDEVIQEVRCPQPDPALIEDELGDLLFAVVNLTRHLKHHPESALTRANQKFIRRFKGVEALAAEGEKTLDDYTLDELDHFWEQVKMREKSSGSD from the coding sequence ATGTCTCACCCCATTGAACAGTTAAAGCAAATCATGGCACAGCTCAGAGATCCTGAATCTGGTTGTCCATGGGATAAGAAGCAGACGTTTGAGAGTATTGTTCCCCATACTGTGGAAGAGACTTATGAAGTTGTCGATGCCATCTATGCTCAGGACTGGGAAAACCTTAAAGAGGAGTTGGGAGACTTTGTTTTTCAGGCGATTTTTTACAGTCAGTTGGCTCAGGAACAGTCATTGTTTGATTTCGATGATGTAATCCGTTGTGTGAATGAGAAACTGATTCGTCGCCATCCACATGTTTTTTCTGATCAGGTATTTCACGATGAAGCGGCTATTCATGCCAACTGGGATAAAATTAAATCAGAAGAAAAAGCAGAGGTCGGTCAGTCCTGTAATAGTATTCTTGACGGAGTTCCCCAGTCTCTGCCTGCATTGAGCCGGGCTTATAAGGTACAGGTAAAATGTGCCAAGCACGGATTTGACTGGGATACTCTGGAACCTGTCGTTGAGAAAGTTCGGGAAGAGTTGGATGAAGTGATTCAGGAAGTTCGTTGTCCGCAGCCTGATCCTGCTCTGATTGAAGATGAGCTGGGGGATCTGCTATTTGCTGTTGTGAATTTAACCCGTCACCTGAAACATCACCCGGAATCTGCGTTGACACGTGCCAACCAAAAATTTATCAGACGTTTTAAAGGTGTCGAAGCATTGGCCGCGGAAGGGGAGAAAACACTGGATGATTACACACTCGATGAATTGGATCATTTCTGGGAACAGGTAAAAATGCGGGAAAAAAGTAGCGGTTCAGATTGA
- the eno gene encoding phosphopyruvate hydratase, which produces MSKIVKILGREIIDSRGNPTVEAEVHLEGGFVGMAAAPSGASTGSREALELRDGDKSRFLGKGVLKAVEAVNGPIAEALIGKDAKDQAAIDQVMIDLDGTDNKSKFGANAILAVSLANAKAAAAAKGMPLYEHIAELNGTPGVFSMPLPMMNIINGGEHADNNVDIQEFMIQPVGASTLKEALRIGAEVFHNLAKVLKSKGLNTAVGDEGGFAPNLESNAAALAAIKEAVEAAGYVLGKDVTLAMDCASSEFYENGVYNMKGEGKTFSSEEFSDYLAELTNQYPIVSIEDGCDESDWDGFAYQTKILGDKIQLVGDDLFVTNTKILAEGIEKGVANSILIKFNQIGSLTETLAAIKMAKDAGYTAVISHRSGETEDATIADLAVGTAAGQIKTGSMSRSDRVAKYNQLIRIEEALGERAPFNGLKEVKGQA; this is translated from the coding sequence ATGTCTAAGATCGTTAAAATTCTAGGTCGTGAAATCATCGACTCTCGCGGAAACCCAACTGTAGAAGCTGAAGTTCACCTAGAAGGCGGTTTCGTAGGTATGGCTGCTGCGCCATCTGGTGCATCTACCGGTTCTCGTGAAGCACTTGAGCTTCGTGATGGCGACAAGTCTCGTTTCCTGGGTAAAGGGGTTCTGAAAGCGGTTGAAGCTGTAAATGGCCCGATTGCTGAAGCGCTGATTGGTAAAGATGCAAAAGATCAGGCTGCTATCGACCAGGTTATGATTGATCTGGATGGTACTGATAACAAATCTAAGTTCGGTGCAAACGCGATTCTGGCTGTGTCTCTGGCAAACGCAAAAGCAGCAGCTGCTGCGAAAGGTATGCCTCTGTATGAGCACATCGCAGAATTGAACGGTACTCCTGGCGTATTCTCAATGCCTCTGCCAATGATGAACATCATCAATGGTGGTGAACACGCTGACAACAACGTTGATATTCAAGAGTTTATGATTCAGCCTGTTGGTGCCAGCACTCTGAAAGAAGCACTGCGCATCGGTGCTGAAGTATTCCATAACCTGGCAAAAGTTCTGAAATCAAAAGGTTTGAATACTGCTGTTGGTGATGAAGGTGGTTTCGCTCCTAACCTTGAATCTAACGCTGCTGCACTTGCTGCGATTAAAGAAGCAGTTGAAGCTGCTGGCTATGTGTTAGGTAAAGACGTAACACTGGCTATGGACTGTGCTTCTTCTGAGTTCTACGAGAACGGCGTATACAACATGAAGGGTGAAGGTAAAACTTTCTCTTCTGAAGAGTTCTCTGATTACCTGGCTGAGCTGACCAATCAATATCCAATCGTTTCTATTGAAGATGGTTGCGATGAGTCTGACTGGGATGGTTTTGCATACCAGACTAAAATCCTGGGCGACAAAATCCAGCTTGTTGGTGACGACCTGTTTGTAACAAACACCAAGATCCTTGCTGAAGGTATCGAGAAAGGTGTTGCTAACTCTATCCTGATCAAATTCAACCAGATCGGTTCTCTGACTGAAACTCTGGCTGCGATCAAAATGGCTAAAGATGCAGGTTACACTGCAGTTATCTCTCACCGTAGTGGTGAAACTGAAGATGCAACTATTGCTGATCTGGCTGTTGGTACTGCTGCAGGTCAAATCAAAACTGGTTCTATGAGCCGTTCTGACCGTGTTGCTAAGTACAACCAGTTGATCCGTATCGAAGAAGCTTTGGGTGAGCGCGCTCCGTTCAACGGTCTGAAAGAAGTGAAAGGCCAGGCTTAA
- a CDS encoding multifunctional CCA addition/repair protein, which translates to MQVYLVGGSVRDQLLGLPVKDRDWVVVGTTPSLMLQQGFTAVGKDFPVFLHPQTKEEYALARTEKKSGSGYRGFECFFSPEVTLEEDLMRRDLTINAIAQDPQGNLIDPYHGQADLKNRILRHVSIAFAEDPVRILRVARFAARLSPLGFSIAPETMALMREMVQSGEVNHLTAERVWQEFHKALATDNPDVFLSVLRGCGALAVIFPEIDCLFGIPQPPQWHPEIDTGEHTLMVARQATRLSKSLPVRFAAIMHDLGKGETPESEWPSHKLHTHTGLVCIQALCERIRVPAEYRDLALLVCEHHSNIHNAAVLKPATYLKILNKMDVWRKPERLKDILLCCQADHQGRLGYEESPYPQKLSFETAYQAALKINVQDVITAGFNGAQIRDELNKRRIEAIKVTLQHDNNKT; encoded by the coding sequence GTGCAAGTTTATCTCGTTGGTGGTTCCGTCCGGGACCAGTTACTCGGTCTCCCTGTGAAAGACAGAGATTGGGTCGTTGTCGGTACAACACCTTCTCTCATGCTTCAACAAGGCTTTACTGCCGTAGGAAAAGACTTCCCGGTTTTTCTCCATCCTCAAACCAAAGAAGAATACGCTCTGGCAAGAACCGAAAAGAAAAGTGGTTCAGGTTATCGTGGATTTGAATGCTTTTTCTCACCGGAAGTAACGCTGGAAGAAGATCTGATGCGCAGGGATTTAACCATCAATGCCATCGCTCAGGATCCCCAAGGCAATCTGATCGACCCTTATCATGGTCAGGCCGATCTGAAAAACCGAATACTTCGCCATGTATCAATCGCATTTGCTGAGGATCCAGTCCGAATCCTCAGGGTTGCGAGGTTTGCTGCCAGGCTTTCCCCACTCGGATTCAGTATTGCTCCGGAGACCATGGCATTAATGCGTGAGATGGTTCAATCCGGAGAAGTCAATCACCTGACGGCAGAACGTGTCTGGCAAGAATTCCATAAGGCACTGGCAACCGATAATCCAGATGTTTTTTTATCAGTCCTCAGAGGATGTGGTGCTCTGGCGGTGATTTTCCCTGAAATTGATTGTCTTTTTGGTATACCTCAGCCGCCACAATGGCACCCGGAAATTGATACGGGAGAGCACACTCTGATGGTCGCTCGTCAGGCCACCCGGCTTTCGAAGTCGCTTCCGGTCCGGTTTGCAGCCATCATGCATGACCTCGGGAAAGGAGAAACTCCGGAAAGTGAGTGGCCCAGCCACAAATTGCATACACATACTGGTCTGGTCTGTATCCAGGCACTTTGTGAACGGATTAGGGTTCCGGCTGAGTATCGGGATCTGGCGCTACTCGTTTGTGAGCATCACTCGAACATTCACAATGCTGCTGTATTGAAGCCAGCAACCTACCTGAAGATACTTAATAAGATGGATGTCTGGCGTAAGCCTGAACGCTTAAAAGATATTTTACTTTGCTGTCAGGCTGATCATCAGGGGAGATTAGGTTATGAAGAAAGTCCCTATCCGCAGAAATTAAGTTTTGAAACCGCCTATCAGGCAGCGCTGAAAATCAACGTACAGGATGTGATTACCGCAGGATTTAATGGGGCTCAGATTCGGGATGAACTGAACAAACGCAGAATTGAAGCCATCAAAGTGACTTTACAGCACGATAATAACAAGACATAA
- the relA gene encoding GTP diphosphokinase: protein MVAVRSAHLNPDEQFELDKWIAGIVRDPKIAGRLRQVYRQIEDLVEDHPAGPLLLWRGREMIEILVTLSMDQETLVAALLFPVVSGGLLDYEILQERYGKEIIKLIDGVEEMAAIGQLNVTVQGSEASTQVDNVRRMLLAMVDDFRCVVIKLAERICNLREVKDQPDEIRRQAAKECANIYAPLANRLGIGQLKWEMEDYAFRYQQPDTYKQIAKQLSERRIVREKYIQDFVEDLREEMHLSNIQAEVSGRPKHIYSIWRKMQKKSLAFDELFDVRAVRIIAEKLQDCYAALGVVHTKYKHLPSEFDDYVANPKPNGYQSIHTVILGPEGKTIEIQIRTRQMHEESELGVAAHWKYKEGSTAGHRGYDEKITWLRKLLDWQEEMSDSGEMLDELRSQVFDDRVYAFTPKGDVVDLPMGATPLDFAYHIHSEVGHRCIGAKVAGRIVPFTHKLTMGDQVEIITAKEPNPSRDWLNPALGFVHSGRARAKINAWFRKQSREKNLEAGREILETELAKIGATLKDASEYALKRFNVNSPDELYVGIGSGDLRINQIVNHINALVNKPTAEEEDQLVLEKLQESEQKTATPAPSKDAVVVEGVDNLMTHLARCCRPIPGDEIKGYITQGRGISVHRSDCEQLEELSHHAPERIIDTVWGRGLLGSYVLTVRVEAMERGGLLKDITTLLANEKIKVTSMKSRTDYKRQLVYMDFDLELGSVEELTRVCKRIEQTKDVLSVKRLG from the coding sequence ATGGTTGCGGTAAGAAGCGCACATCTGAATCCGGACGAGCAATTTGAGCTCGATAAGTGGATTGCCGGTATCGTGCGTGACCCTAAAATTGCAGGCAGACTGAGACAAGTTTACCGGCAGATTGAAGATTTAGTGGAAGATCATCCTGCAGGGCCTCTGTTGTTATGGCGAGGTCGTGAAATGATCGAGATTCTGGTGACTTTGTCGATGGACCAGGAAACGCTAGTCGCTGCTTTATTGTTTCCTGTTGTTTCCGGCGGATTGCTCGATTATGAAATTTTGCAGGAACGTTATGGCAAAGAGATCATTAAACTGATCGATGGCGTTGAAGAGATGGCTGCGATCGGGCAACTGAACGTCACTGTACAGGGGAGTGAAGCCTCGACTCAGGTGGATAATGTCCGGCGGATGTTATTGGCGATGGTTGATGATTTTCGTTGCGTTGTGATTAAGCTGGCGGAACGAATTTGCAATCTGCGGGAAGTCAAAGATCAGCCGGATGAGATCCGTCGTCAGGCTGCAAAAGAGTGTGCCAATATTTATGCGCCACTGGCGAATCGTCTGGGTATTGGTCAGTTGAAATGGGAAATGGAAGATTATGCGTTTCGCTATCAACAGCCGGATACCTACAAACAGATCGCGAAGCAGTTGTCTGAGCGGCGGATTGTTCGTGAAAAATATATTCAGGACTTCGTCGAAGATCTGCGTGAAGAGATGCACCTGTCAAATATTCAGGCAGAAGTCAGCGGTCGGCCGAAACATATATACAGCATCTGGCGTAAGATGCAGAAAAAGAGTCTGGCATTTGACGAACTGTTTGATGTTCGTGCTGTGCGGATTATTGCGGAGAAACTACAGGATTGTTATGCAGCACTTGGGGTTGTCCATACCAAGTATAAACATTTACCCAGTGAGTTTGATGATTATGTCGCAAACCCGAAGCCAAACGGATATCAGTCTATCCATACGGTAATTCTTGGTCCGGAAGGAAAGACGATAGAGATTCAGATCCGCACCCGTCAGATGCACGAGGAATCGGAGCTGGGGGTTGCAGCCCACTGGAAATATAAAGAAGGGAGTACTGCCGGACATCGGGGATATGATGAGAAAATCACCTGGTTGCGTAAGCTGCTCGACTGGCAGGAAGAGATGTCAGATTCCGGAGAAATGCTGGATGAGCTGCGTAGTCAGGTTTTTGATGACCGGGTTTATGCCTTTACACCTAAAGGTGATGTGGTTGATTTGCCGATGGGAGCGACACCACTGGACTTCGCCTACCATATTCACTCCGAAGTCGGGCACCGTTGTATCGGGGCGAAAGTCGCCGGACGGATTGTACCGTTTACCCACAAGCTGACCATGGGCGATCAGGTTGAAATTATTACAGCAAAAGAACCGAATCCATCTCGGGACTGGCTGAATCCCGCGCTGGGATTTGTGCACTCCGGGCGGGCTCGGGCGAAGATTAATGCTTGGTTCAGGAAGCAGAGTCGGGAGAAAAATTTAGAAGCCGGCCGGGAAATTCTGGAAACAGAGTTGGCAAAAATCGGAGCGACGCTGAAAGATGCCAGCGAATATGCCCTGAAGCGGTTTAATGTCAATTCACCGGATGAGTTGTATGTCGGGATTGGAAGTGGTGATTTGCGGATTAATCAGATCGTTAATCACATCAATGCTCTGGTTAATAAACCGACAGCAGAAGAAGAAGATCAGCTTGTTCTGGAAAAACTACAGGAAAGCGAGCAGAAAACGGCTACACCGGCGCCGAGTAAAGATGCCGTTGTTGTTGAAGGAGTCGATAATCTGATGACGCACCTGGCTCGTTGTTGTCGACCGATTCCCGGAGATGAGATTAAAGGCTACATTACTCAGGGGCGGGGAATTTCGGTCCACCGGAGTGACTGTGAGCAGTTGGAAGAATTGAGTCATCATGCGCCGGAGCGGATCATTGATACCGTTTGGGGACGAGGGCTTCTGGGCTCTTATGTTCTGACCGTTCGGGTTGAAGCAATGGAGCGTGGTGGTTTACTGAAAGATATCACAACGCTGTTGGCAAATGAAAAGATCAAAGTGACCAGTATGAAGAGCCGGACCGACTATAAACGTCAGCTTGTTTATATGGATTTTGATTTGGAATTAGGCAGTGTAGAAGAGCTCACTCGTGTGTGTAAACGTATTGAGCAGACAAAAGATGTTTTATCAGTGAAGAGACTGGGATAG
- the acpS gene encoding holo-ACP synthase: MAIVGFGTDIVEIERIAAAISRNGDSFAQRILTESEFAIYAQSKKPERFLAKRFAVKEAASKALGTGIAQGVSLYDFTVSNDEHGKPRLQLSGKAEKLAHSMGVNAIHLSISDERRYAVASVIIEKSGD, from the coding sequence ATGGCGATTGTTGGCTTTGGTACGGATATTGTTGAAATTGAACGGATTGCTGCGGCGATTTCCAGAAATGGAGACTCCTTTGCACAACGGATTCTGACTGAAAGCGAGTTTGCCATTTATGCCCAGAGCAAAAAACCGGAGCGGTTTCTGGCTAAGCGGTTTGCTGTGAAGGAAGCCGCATCAAAAGCGCTGGGAACAGGGATTGCGCAGGGGGTTTCGCTCTATGATTTTACTGTGTCAAACGACGAACATGGTAAACCTCGTCTGCAACTGAGCGGAAAAGCCGAAAAGCTTGCCCATTCGATGGGCGTTAATGCGATTCATCTTTCGATCTCTGATGAACGGCGTTATGCCGTTGCTTCTGTCATTATTGAAAAATCAGGCGATTAA